The following are from one region of the Achromobacter xylosoxidans genome:
- the ggt gene encoding gamma-glutamyltransferase, protein MSLPFDWSFPYASRKMPVLAANAVATSQPLAAQAGLRMLLAGGNAVDSAIATAIALTVVEPVMNGIGGDMFALVWHDGQLHGLNSSGCSPAAWTPEYFAGRDAMPGTGWGTVTVPGQVAGWKALSERFGKLPFAQLFEPAIAYAEEGFAVSPTIARQWATQAPKLAQEPGFAAAFLPEGRAPQAGEWWRFPAQGKTLRAIAESGGDSFYRGELARKIADFARQTGGALSAEDLAEHRPEWVTPISQSFRGYELHEIPPSGQGISALMALGMLEQFDLESMGRDSADYYHVSIEAMKLAFADLHHHVADPRHMRTSAAALLDRSYLAERARQISMDRASVPVAGTPATGGTVYLTAADASGTMVSFIQSNYHGFGSGVVVPDTGISLHNRGLNFVLTPGHANQVAPRKKPMHTIIPAFVTRGGQPLMSFGVMGGSMQAQGHLQMVTRLAAFGQNPQAMSDAPRFRVEKGPVVNVESHLPADVVDALRARGHNVAVAPADSLEFGSAQLICRLPQGGYVAASDSRRDGQAVGF, encoded by the coding sequence ATGTCCTTACCCTTCGATTGGTCTTTCCCCTACGCCTCCCGGAAGATGCCGGTCCTGGCCGCCAATGCGGTCGCCACCAGCCAGCCGCTGGCGGCCCAAGCCGGGCTGCGCATGCTGCTGGCCGGCGGCAACGCCGTGGACAGCGCCATCGCCACCGCCATCGCGCTGACGGTGGTGGAACCCGTCATGAACGGCATCGGCGGCGACATGTTCGCGCTGGTCTGGCATGACGGCCAGCTGCACGGCCTGAACTCCAGCGGCTGCTCGCCCGCCGCGTGGACGCCGGAGTACTTCGCCGGCCGCGACGCCATGCCCGGCACCGGCTGGGGCACGGTGACCGTGCCGGGCCAGGTCGCGGGCTGGAAGGCGCTGTCGGAACGGTTCGGCAAGCTGCCCTTCGCGCAGCTGTTCGAACCCGCCATCGCCTATGCCGAGGAAGGGTTCGCGGTATCGCCCACCATCGCCCGCCAATGGGCCACTCAGGCGCCCAAGCTGGCACAGGAGCCGGGCTTTGCCGCCGCCTTCCTGCCAGAGGGCCGTGCACCCCAGGCCGGCGAATGGTGGCGCTTTCCCGCGCAAGGCAAGACGCTGCGCGCCATCGCCGAAAGCGGCGGCGATAGCTTCTACCGTGGCGAGCTCGCCCGCAAGATCGCCGACTTCGCCCGTCAGACCGGCGGCGCGCTCAGCGCCGAGGATCTTGCCGAGCACCGCCCCGAATGGGTCACGCCGATCTCGCAATCGTTCCGCGGCTACGAACTGCACGAGATCCCGCCCAGCGGCCAGGGCATCTCGGCGCTGATGGCGCTGGGCATGCTGGAACAGTTCGACCTGGAAAGCATGGGCCGCGACAGCGCGGACTACTACCACGTCAGCATCGAAGCGATGAAGCTGGCGTTCGCGGACCTGCACCACCACGTCGCCGATCCGCGCCACATGCGCACCAGCGCCGCCGCCCTGCTGGACCGCTCTTACCTGGCCGAGCGCGCGCGCCAGATTTCCATGGACCGCGCCAGCGTGCCGGTCGCGGGCACGCCCGCCACCGGCGGCACCGTTTACCTGACGGCGGCCGACGCCAGCGGCACCATGGTGTCCTTCATCCAGTCCAACTACCACGGCTTCGGTTCCGGCGTGGTGGTGCCCGACACCGGCATCAGCCTGCACAACCGCGGCCTGAACTTCGTGTTGACGCCCGGCCACGCCAATCAGGTCGCGCCGCGCAAGAAGCCGATGCACACCATCATTCCGGCATTCGTCACGCGCGGCGGCCAGCCGCTGATGTCCTTCGGCGTGATGGGCGGATCGATGCAGGCCCAAGGCCATCTGCAGATGGTCACGCGCCTGGCGGCGTTCGGCCAGAACCCGCAGGCCATGAGTGACGCGCCGCGCTTCCGCGTGGAAAAAGGCCCGGTGGTCAACGTGGAATCGCACCTGCCGGCGGACGTGGTCGACGCGCTGCGCGCGCGCGGCCACAATGTCGCGGTGGCGCCTGCCGACAGCCTGGAATTTGGTTCGGCGCAACTGATCTGCCGCCTGCCGCAAGGCGGCTACGTGGCCGCGTCGGATTCGCGCCGCGACGGCCAGGCCGTGGGCTTCTGA
- a CDS encoding Bug family tripartite tricarboxylate transporter substrate binding protein: MKFRFIRALAGAAAVAFAAQAGAQATDWPQHPVRIVVPFQAGSATDLISRQLGAALSTELGQPFVVEARPGAAAAIGSASVARSAPDGYTLLMGGPAAIVTNRFLQKRLAYDPDAFALVSMVAYTPNILLANPSQPFKTLPEMVAYARANPGKLTYASFGTGTTSHMAGEMLKSVAGIDILHVPYKGAGEAIPALLSGQVSMYFDTIMTGLPQAKSGALLALGMSNAKRSALAPEIPTIAEQGYAGYDIAPWYGLVAPEGTPAPVLDKLNRAVNKVLADPALRSKLAEAGAEPRGGSREEFAAFIKAEIPRTKQLIDQAGITPQ, translated from the coding sequence ATGAAGTTTCGTTTCATCCGGGCGCTGGCAGGCGCCGCCGCCGTGGCCTTTGCCGCCCAAGCGGGCGCCCAGGCAACTGACTGGCCGCAGCATCCGGTGCGCATCGTCGTGCCGTTCCAGGCCGGTTCCGCCACCGATCTGATTTCGCGCCAACTGGGCGCCGCGCTGTCGACGGAACTGGGCCAGCCCTTTGTCGTCGAGGCCCGTCCGGGCGCCGCCGCGGCCATCGGCAGCGCCTCGGTGGCACGCTCGGCCCCCGACGGCTACACGCTGCTGATGGGCGGCCCTGCCGCCATCGTCACCAACCGCTTTCTGCAAAAACGCCTGGCCTACGACCCCGACGCCTTCGCGCTGGTGTCGATGGTGGCGTACACCCCCAACATCCTCCTGGCCAACCCGTCGCAGCCGTTCAAGACCCTGCCGGAAATGGTGGCCTACGCCCGCGCCAACCCGGGCAAGCTGACCTACGCCTCGTTCGGCACCGGCACGACCTCCCACATGGCGGGCGAAATGCTCAAATCCGTGGCCGGCATCGACATCCTGCACGTGCCGTACAAGGGCGCGGGCGAGGCCATCCCCGCCCTGCTCAGCGGTCAGGTCTCGATGTACTTCGACACCATCATGACGGGTCTACCCCAGGCCAAGAGCGGCGCGCTGCTGGCGCTGGGCATGTCCAATGCCAAGCGCTCGGCGCTGGCGCCCGAGATCCCCACGATTGCGGAACAGGGCTACGCCGGCTACGACATCGCGCCGTGGTACGGTCTGGTCGCCCCCGAAGGCACGCCCGCCCCGGTGCTCGACAAGCTCAACCGCGCCGTCAACAAAGTGCTTGCCGATCCGGCGCTGCGCAGTAAGCTCGCGGAAGCCGGCGCAGAGCCCCGCGGCGGCAGCCGCGAGGAATTCGCCGCCTTCATCAAGGCCGAAATCCCGCGCACCAAGCAGCTGATCGATCAGGCCGGCATCACGCCGCAGTAA
- a CDS encoding GntR family transcriptional regulator, translated as MLQFQKTAISAEDEAYLHLQREIRLGRYAPGQRLVPEVVAAEIGTSRMPVRGALRRLASEGLVEIRANRGAVVRGLNQQEMLEVFEMRSVLEGLAMRNAVQHMGAEHIRRLSLLLEQLEQGPGEHLDWITAHREFHEYLCSFCQQPRLLRQISELHSVVEPYMRLWVAQPGRVLRVRESHQELIAALQTRDPARCEAAMRQHVLNTVPALQAFLEQAA; from the coding sequence ATGCTGCAATTCCAGAAGACAGCCATTAGCGCCGAAGACGAGGCCTACCTGCACCTGCAGCGCGAAATCCGCCTGGGCCGTTATGCGCCCGGCCAGCGCCTGGTGCCCGAGGTGGTCGCGGCCGAAATCGGCACCAGCCGCATGCCGGTACGCGGCGCGCTGCGCCGGCTGGCTTCCGAGGGGTTGGTCGAGATCCGCGCCAACCGCGGCGCGGTGGTGCGCGGCTTGAACCAGCAGGAAATGCTGGAAGTGTTCGAAATGCGTTCCGTACTGGAAGGCCTGGCCATGCGCAACGCGGTGCAGCACATGGGCGCCGAACACATCCGCCGCCTGTCGCTGCTGCTGGAACAGTTGGAGCAGGGGCCGGGCGAACATCTGGACTGGATCACCGCGCATCGCGAATTCCACGAGTACCTGTGCAGCTTCTGCCAGCAGCCGCGCCTGCTGCGCCAGATCTCGGAGCTGCATTCCGTCGTCGAACCCTACATGCGCCTGTGGGTAGCCCAGCCCGGCCGCGTCCTGCGCGTGCGCGAATCGCACCAGGAACTGATCGCCGCGCTGCAGACGCGCGACCCGGCGCGCTGCGAAGCGGCCATGCGCCAGCACGTGCTGAATACCGTGCCGGCCCTGCAGGCGTTTCTGGAACAGGCGGCCTAG
- a CDS encoding cupin domain-containing protein has product MTASADLIRRLDLLPHPEGGYYRETYRAADAVTRGDGARRSASTAIYYLLCDGAWSTWHRIRSDELWHFHAGDALLVHVLTPDGAYRCLRLGDALKDPDAAFQAVVPAGSWFAAELADQASYALAGCTVAPGFEFSEFELADAAELQRLHPAQAGLIARLAR; this is encoded by the coding sequence ATGACCGCATCTGCCGACCTCATCCGCCGCCTGGACCTGTTGCCGCACCCCGAAGGCGGCTACTACCGCGAAACCTATCGCGCCGCCGATGCCGTGACGCGCGGCGACGGCGCGCGCCGCTCGGCCAGCACCGCCATTTACTACCTGTTGTGCGACGGCGCCTGGTCGACCTGGCATCGCATCCGATCCGACGAACTCTGGCATTTCCATGCGGGCGACGCGCTGCTTGTCCATGTGCTGACGCCGGATGGCGCCTACCGCTGCTTGCGGCTGGGCGACGCGCTGAAGGATCCTGATGCCGCATTCCAGGCGGTCGTGCCGGCTGGCAGTTGGTTCGCGGCAGAACTCGCCGACCAGGCCAGCTATGCGCTGGCCGGCTGCACGGTGGCGCCGGGCTTCGAGTTCAGCGAGTTCGAGCTGGCCGACGCCGCCGAACTGCAACGGCTGCACCCCGCGCAGGCAGGCCTGATCGCGCGCCTGGCCCGCTAA
- a CDS encoding DMT family transporter: MFALSRQEIALVLVTMLWGSTFLIIHIAMQHSGPLFFVGVRFTIAGLMALLMFRKHMAAITRQEVGAGIAIGCALFLGYFLQTYGLQTITSSQSAFITAMYVPIVPLLQWAVLKKPPGLMSWVGVALAFAGLILLAGPQAGALNFSVGEAATLAGAAAIAAEIILIGHYAKKVDSRRVTFVQLLTAGLVSFALMPAMGEAVPEFSWLWAGAAIGLGLASAIIQLTMNWAQKSVSPTRATVIYAGEPVWGGIVGRLAGDRLPALALVGAGLIVAGVLASEAKFTRRKKPQAQGAD; this comes from the coding sequence ATGTTCGCCCTGTCCCGCCAGGAAATCGCGCTGGTGCTGGTCACCATGCTGTGGGGCAGCACCTTCCTCATCATCCACATCGCCATGCAGCACAGCGGACCGCTGTTCTTCGTGGGCGTGCGTTTCACGATCGCCGGCCTGATGGCGCTGCTGATGTTCCGTAAGCACATGGCGGCGATCACCCGCCAGGAGGTAGGCGCCGGCATCGCCATCGGCTGCGCCCTGTTCCTGGGCTATTTCCTGCAGACCTACGGCTTGCAGACCATTACCAGCAGCCAGTCCGCCTTCATCACGGCGATGTACGTACCCATCGTGCCGCTGCTGCAATGGGCCGTGCTGAAGAAGCCGCCGGGCCTGATGAGCTGGGTGGGCGTGGCGCTGGCCTTCGCGGGCCTGATCCTGCTGGCGGGTCCGCAAGCGGGCGCGCTGAATTTCAGCGTGGGCGAAGCGGCGACGCTGGCCGGGGCCGCGGCGATCGCCGCGGAGATCATCCTGATCGGCCACTATGCCAAGAAGGTCGACAGCCGCCGCGTCACCTTCGTGCAGCTCTTGACGGCCGGCCTGGTGTCGTTCGCACTGATGCCGGCGATGGGCGAAGCTGTGCCGGAATTCTCGTGGCTGTGGGCCGGCGCGGCGATCGGCCTGGGACTGGCCAGCGCCATCATCCAGCTGACCATGAACTGGGCGCAAAAATCCGTATCGCCCACCCGGGCCACCGTGATCTATGCGGGCGAGCCCGTGTGGGGCGGCATAGTCGGACGCCTGGCCGGCGACCGGCTGCCGGCGCTGGCGCTGGTGGGCGCCGGCCTGATCGTGGCGGGCGTGCTGGCGAGCGAGGCCAAGTTCACCCGCAGGAAAAAGCCGCAAGCGCAGGGCGCCGATTAG
- a CDS encoding MFS transporter yields MEKQESGGWYFGWNIVGAATVLTLLTVGLRMGVGPFFLPIADTLGFTRSTLSSIVALGMLCYGLAMPLAGYLVGTRGTRFVLLTGTAIVVLSIIWTVYARGPIEFLLSFGVALSIGLGFTSPVALTPVISRWFTRQRGMALFFLSTGSMAGIALMTPTLTFAISAVGWRETLLGFAALFALLTVPMALFVMRDEAPEHTDLLPHQIIDKAGPAKTAAKQPAPNVRAALNSLPFWQVALGLFACGFSMNLLGTHGVPMLMDHGFDATTSSLGIGLIGLVAIFSTLVLGRMSDQVERRAILAAIYLVRGLGFFALVMVGAHWELYAAATLGGIAWAGSIALSSAILADVYGVRLVGVLYGLVYLGHQVGGMISSWLGGWAYETFGTHWVAFGSSGTLLLAAALISLRLPARGLPRGVAVAGR; encoded by the coding sequence GTGGAGAAGCAAGAGTCGGGCGGCTGGTATTTCGGCTGGAACATCGTAGGCGCCGCTACGGTACTCACCCTGTTGACGGTCGGCCTGCGCATGGGGGTTGGGCCGTTCTTCCTGCCCATCGCGGACACCCTGGGCTTTACGCGCAGCACGCTCTCCAGCATCGTCGCGCTCGGCATGCTCTGCTACGGGCTGGCCATGCCGCTGGCGGGGTATCTGGTCGGAACGCGCGGCACCCGCTTCGTGCTGCTTACCGGCACCGCCATCGTCGTGTTGTCGATCATCTGGACGGTCTACGCGCGCGGGCCCATCGAGTTCCTGCTGTCCTTCGGCGTGGCGCTGTCCATCGGCCTGGGCTTCACCAGCCCGGTGGCGTTGACGCCGGTGATCAGCCGCTGGTTCACGCGCCAGCGCGGCATGGCGCTGTTCTTCCTGTCCACCGGTTCCATGGCCGGCATCGCTCTGATGACGCCGACACTGACCTTTGCGATCTCCGCCGTGGGCTGGCGGGAAACCCTGCTGGGCTTCGCCGCGCTGTTCGCGCTGCTGACCGTGCCGATGGCGCTCTTCGTCATGCGCGATGAAGCGCCCGAGCACACCGATCTGCTACCGCACCAGATCATCGACAAGGCCGGGCCGGCCAAAACCGCGGCGAAGCAGCCGGCGCCCAATGTGCGCGCGGCGCTGAACTCGCTGCCGTTCTGGCAGGTGGCGCTGGGCCTGTTCGCCTGTGGTTTCAGCATGAACCTTCTGGGCACGCATGGCGTGCCCATGCTGATGGACCATGGCTTTGACGCCACCACCAGTTCGCTGGGCATAGGCCTGATCGGCCTGGTCGCCATCTTCAGCACCCTGGTCCTGGGGCGCATGTCCGACCAGGTCGAACGGCGCGCCATCCTGGCCGCGATCTACCTGGTGCGCGGGCTGGGTTTCTTCGCGCTGGTCATGGTGGGGGCGCATTGGGAGCTGTACGCCGCGGCTACCCTGGGCGGCATCGCGTGGGCCGGCAGCATCGCCTTGTCGTCGGCCATTCTTGCGGACGTCTACGGCGTGCGGCTGGTGGGCGTGCTCTACGGGCTGGTCTACCTGGGCCATCAGGTCGGCGGCATGATCAGCTCATGGCTGGGCGGCTGGGCCTACGAAACCTTCGGCACGCATTGGGTGGCCTTTGGCTCGTCGGGGACGCTGCTGCTGGCGGCCGCCTTGATTTCCCTGCGCCTGCCGGCGCGGGGCTTGCCGCGCGGGGTGGCGGTGGCGGGGCGTTGA
- a CDS encoding NAD(P)-dependent oxidoreductase — translation MAKVGMVGIGLMGHGIASNLVKHGHALTVLEHPGNQPLDALKAAGATSVTDGATLAAQSDVIILCVTGSPQVEAVLLSEGGVLAGLRPGTVIIDCSTAIPSSTVKVAQAVTESGGRFLDAPMTRTPKEAAEGRLNLLVGGDAALFEECKPLLACFAENITHAGPIGAGHRMKLLHNYVSLGVVALLSEAAACALRADIDPAVFAEVLAKGGGGGVALERIKPYLLEQDPSSLRFFMSNAQKDLSYYNTMAAETGAVREIGAAVQHTFDQAVTQGGGDRYVPELVSLLKDR, via the coding sequence ATGGCGAAAGTCGGCATGGTTGGTATCGGCCTCATGGGCCATGGCATTGCAAGCAATCTGGTCAAGCATGGTCATGCGCTGACCGTGCTGGAACATCCGGGCAACCAGCCCCTGGACGCGTTGAAGGCCGCGGGCGCGACCAGCGTGACCGATGGCGCCACGCTGGCGGCCCAGTCTGACGTGATCATCCTCTGCGTTACCGGCAGCCCGCAGGTCGAAGCCGTGCTGCTGTCCGAGGGCGGCGTGCTGGCGGGCCTGCGTCCGGGTACGGTCATCATCGATTGCTCGACGGCGATTCCCTCTTCCACCGTCAAGGTGGCGCAGGCCGTGACGGAATCCGGCGGCCGCTTCCTCGATGCGCCGATGACGCGCACCCCCAAGGAAGCCGCCGAAGGCCGGCTCAACCTGCTGGTGGGCGGCGACGCCGCGCTGTTCGAGGAATGCAAGCCGCTGCTGGCCTGCTTCGCCGAGAACATCACGCACGCCGGCCCCATCGGCGCCGGCCATCGCATGAAGCTGCTGCACAACTACGTGTCGCTGGGCGTGGTCGCGCTGTTGTCGGAAGCCGCGGCCTGCGCGCTGCGCGCGGATATTGACCCGGCGGTGTTTGCCGAAGTGTTGGCCAAGGGCGGCGGCGGCGGCGTGGCGCTGGAACGCATCAAGCCCTACCTGCTGGAGCAGGACCCGTCCTCGCTGCGGTTCTTCATGTCGAATGCGCAGAAGGATTTGTCCTACTACAACACCATGGCCGCGGAAACGGGCGCGGTGCGGGAAATCGGCGCGGCCGTGCAGCACACGTTCGATCAGGCCGTCACGCAAGGCGGCGGCGACCGCTACGTGCCGGAACTGGTGTCCTTGCTGAAGGACCGCTAG
- a CDS encoding PaaI family thioesterase: MTDSIPSGFAPWRPSSPFMEHLAELGALYKRDADCVLALRVGQAHTNMHAIAHGGLLATLADSALGHTIAEQAQASVVTVQMSVEYLNPVKPGDWLEAHVRIDKQGRRLIYATCLLQVEGRVMLKANAVFAVRAAPAPASDG; this comes from the coding sequence ATGACAGACTCCATTCCTTCCGGTTTCGCGCCATGGCGCCCCAGCAGCCCCTTCATGGAGCACTTGGCGGAGCTCGGCGCGCTCTACAAGCGCGACGCCGATTGCGTCCTGGCGCTGCGCGTGGGGCAGGCGCACACCAACATGCACGCCATCGCCCATGGCGGCCTGCTGGCCACGCTGGCCGACAGCGCGCTGGGCCACACCATCGCCGAGCAGGCGCAGGCCTCGGTGGTCACGGTGCAGATGTCGGTGGAATATTTGAACCCGGTCAAGCCCGGGGATTGGCTCGAAGCCCATGTCCGCATCGACAAGCAGGGCCGCCGGCTGATCTACGCCACCTGCCTGCTGCAGGTTGAAGGCCGCGTCATGCTCAAGGCCAACGCGGTCTTCGCGGTGCGCGCCGCGCCCGCGCCGGCTTCCGACGGTTGA
- the cls gene encoding cardiolipin synthase — protein MDRIHAILIDYWPHLVFAISIVAGTGAAVHAAMTKQDVRAAIGWVGVALFSPLFGALFYFVAGINRIRKTRLSQQRDEAMVVDAEQVETAPVDVAPISGQQFASLKVLGDRVSRFRLLGGNAVRPLAGGDEAYPAMLQAIREARHAVAMQSYIFDNDAIGREMAQALIEARERGVEVRVLIDAIGSKYSRPPIVRMLSRGGVPVARFMTNPLGVLRMPYANLRSHRKVLVVDGRLGFTGGMNVRAAFVSALAGDDTNRDTHFRVEGPIVTQLMSVFAHDWNFTTHESLPARPWFDPEALPPTGDVPMRCVPSGPDRALGSTHNMLLGALAVAQRHVRIQSPYFLPDQTLIGALATAARRGVVVDIVIPGKNNLRLVDYAMTAQLDQVVRTGCRVWRSHGAFDHSKLMTVDDAWAYVGSSNLDPRSLRLNFELDTEIYDPGVARWIGARVDGLIAQGQRETLENLLRAPFAKRLRNKVIWLATPYL, from the coding sequence ATGGACCGCATACACGCAATCTTGATCGATTATTGGCCCCATCTGGTATTTGCCATCAGCATCGTGGCCGGGACGGGCGCGGCGGTGCATGCCGCGATGACCAAACAGGACGTGCGGGCGGCCATAGGCTGGGTGGGGGTGGCGCTGTTTTCGCCGCTGTTCGGCGCGCTGTTCTATTTCGTGGCGGGCATCAACCGGATCCGCAAGACGCGGCTGTCGCAGCAACGCGACGAGGCGATGGTGGTGGATGCGGAGCAGGTCGAGACCGCGCCGGTGGATGTGGCGCCGATCTCGGGCCAGCAGTTCGCGTCGCTGAAGGTGCTGGGCGACCGCGTCAGCCGTTTCCGCCTGCTGGGCGGCAACGCGGTGCGGCCGCTGGCGGGTGGCGACGAGGCCTATCCGGCGATGCTCCAGGCGATCCGCGAAGCGCGCCACGCGGTGGCGATGCAGAGTTATATCTTCGACAACGACGCGATCGGGCGGGAGATGGCGCAGGCGCTGATCGAGGCGCGCGAGCGCGGGGTCGAGGTGCGGGTGCTGATCGACGCCATCGGATCCAAGTATTCGCGCCCGCCCATCGTGCGCATGCTGTCGCGCGGCGGGGTGCCGGTGGCGCGCTTCATGACCAATCCGCTGGGCGTGCTGCGCATGCCCTATGCCAATCTGCGCAGCCACCGCAAGGTGCTGGTGGTGGATGGACGCCTGGGCTTTACCGGCGGCATGAACGTGCGGGCGGCCTTCGTCAGCGCGCTGGCGGGCGACGACACCAACCGCGATACGCACTTCCGCGTGGAAGGACCGATCGTGACGCAGCTGATGTCCGTATTTGCGCACGACTGGAACTTCACGACGCACGAGTCTTTGCCGGCCAGACCCTGGTTCGATCCCGAGGCCTTGCCGCCGACGGGCGACGTGCCGATGCGTTGCGTGCCGTCCGGTCCGGACCGCGCGCTGGGCAGCACGCACAACATGCTGCTGGGCGCGCTGGCGGTGGCGCAGCGCCATGTGCGCATCCAGTCGCCCTACTTCCTGCCCGACCAGACGCTGATCGGCGCACTGGCCACGGCCGCGCGGCGCGGCGTGGTGGTGGACATCGTGATTCCGGGCAAGAACAACCTGCGTCTGGTGGACTACGCCATGACGGCCCAGCTGGACCAGGTGGTGCGCACCGGCTGCCGGGTCTGGCGCTCGCATGGCGCGTTCGACCATTCCAAGCTGATGACGGTGGACGACGCCTGGGCCTATGTGGGCTCGTCCAACCTGGACCCGCGCAGCCTGCGGCTGAACTTCGAGCTGGACACCGAGATCTACGATCCCGGCGTGGCGCGCTGGATCGGCGCGCGGGTCGACGGCCTGATCGCGCAGGGCCAGCGCGAGACGCTGGAGAACCTGCTGCGCGCGCCGTTCGCCAAGCGCCTGCGCAACAAGGTGATCTGGCTGGCTACGCCTTACTTGTAG
- a CDS encoding HNH endonuclease, which produces MERYTSERLDEGAVYTHTQLSEIFSVSDSTIYTGIFRPKGWASVWLFVTEGKTPDRVQYTDHLDGDVLLMQGQTEGRADHLLMRQETSGFELLVFHRMSKHEHGGAGFRYLGPFHYIRHFGTRPRSFVLQRDKKRDYKYGKQSWRWTLEAVRQLGGRASPKQVEAYTVERVPDFNRANVGPDLRMLSVNEFGRSAWAANRSARRTDGWHPMDALYRRDDVEDIVYELYDPDPAVHGIWELAADSKGNMRPFRVSDSPEIVRVQAELEGAKAFDATNDNDGRTKVLMSIARRQGQPKFRRDLFAAYNERCAVTGCPVREILEGAHIKPYRGEHTNHVTNGVLLRADIHSLFDLGLLRVCPVSWTVEVSDQARPSYGEYHGQMMRLPDSEMQRPDAEAMRQHYERCAGNFALD; this is translated from the coding sequence GTGGAGAGGTACACATCAGAACGGCTCGACGAAGGGGCGGTTTATACACACACCCAGCTGAGCGAAATTTTTAGTGTCTCGGACTCGACGATATATACAGGTATTTTCCGGCCGAAAGGCTGGGCATCCGTCTGGCTCTTCGTCACCGAAGGGAAGACCCCTGATCGTGTGCAATACACAGACCACCTGGATGGTGATGTGCTACTGATGCAAGGGCAGACGGAGGGGCGAGCAGACCATCTACTGATGCGCCAAGAAACGAGTGGCTTTGAACTACTCGTCTTTCATCGCATGAGTAAGCATGAGCACGGCGGAGCTGGCTTTCGGTATCTGGGGCCATTTCACTACATCCGGCATTTTGGTACGCGGCCAAGATCCTTCGTCCTTCAACGAGATAAAAAGCGGGACTACAAGTACGGCAAGCAAAGCTGGCGATGGACGCTCGAAGCTGTTCGACAATTGGGTGGGCGTGCCAGCCCCAAGCAAGTCGAGGCATACACGGTCGAACGAGTACCTGACTTCAACCGGGCAAACGTCGGCCCGGACCTACGGATGCTGTCGGTGAACGAGTTCGGGAGAAGTGCATGGGCGGCAAATCGGTCGGCAAGACGTACCGATGGCTGGCATCCAATGGATGCGCTGTACAGGCGTGACGACGTCGAAGATATCGTCTACGAACTCTATGATCCTGATCCTGCCGTCCATGGCATTTGGGAGCTTGCTGCGGATTCTAAAGGGAATATGCGTCCCTTCCGGGTCAGCGATTCGCCAGAGATAGTCCGAGTTCAGGCCGAGTTGGAAGGCGCCAAGGCATTCGATGCCACGAATGACAATGATGGAAGGACGAAGGTCTTGATGAGCATTGCCCGTAGGCAGGGCCAGCCCAAGTTTCGCCGAGATCTTTTTGCCGCATATAACGAGCGCTGCGCGGTGACGGGGTGCCCAGTCAGGGAGATTCTGGAGGGCGCACACATCAAGCCGTATCGAGGTGAGCACACCAATCATGTGACGAATGGCGTGTTGCTCCGCGCCGATATTCACTCGCTTTTTGATTTGGGATTGCTGCGGGTGTGTCCAGTCAGTTGGACGGTGGAAGTGTCTGATCAGGCGCGCCCGAGCTACGGTGAGTATCACGGTCAGATGATGCGGCTCCCTGATAGCGAGATGCAGCGCCCCGATGCAGAAGCCATGCGACAGCACTACGAGCGTTGCGCGGGAAACTTCGCTCTCGACTAG
- a CDS encoding DUF6881 domain-containing protein — translation MEYISVVWSSGSKEDPIRMVSELDADRFERRKLEFFEDGSVDAASDSQETPRTALGTMAVPTVEEINIDRQFTAQSITAADFEALWDACR, via the coding sequence ATGGAGTACATCAGTGTGGTTTGGTCATCCGGATCTAAGGAGGACCCAATTCGGATGGTTTCGGAGCTAGACGCGGACCGCTTCGAGCGTCGGAAGCTGGAATTTTTTGAGGACGGAAGCGTTGATGCTGCTTCCGATTCTCAGGAGACGCCGAGGACAGCGCTTGGGACGATGGCTGTGCCGACGGTCGAAGAGATCAATATCGATCGGCAGTTCACAGCTCAATCGATTACAGCTGCCGATTTCGAGGCCCTTTGGGACGCATGCAGATAG